From the genome of Mastacembelus armatus chromosome 12, fMasArm1.2, whole genome shotgun sequence:
AGGCTAACTACGCACACAATATGTTGTTATACAGTAATTGTTTGAAACAATCTGATACAAAACAGTTCAATAAGGCATCCCTTGGATCTTTCTACTGACATGCTGGAGAGGTTTAGGCAGCCGTAAAACTACATTAAAGCCCTGCTCCTCATGAATTTTAGGTTCAATGTTTATGAAGTTCATGTAGCACATGTGAAACCAGTGAACTAAGAGCTCCACAGTTAAGGAAGGGTAAGTCGTGCAAACTGAACTCAGAGGGCAATTTTTAAGCCATTTTCCTAGGGTTTACATCTGGACCTCACAAAAGAGGATAAAGACTGCATGCACAGAAAAATGGTGTTATTTGACTGCAATGGGAAGACCGTTGAACATTTTAACCAAAATGATTGCAGATACTGAAACAGATAGCAGCCTTAACTCTGGActactgaaaagacaaaactgataaaaaccacattgaaatgaagaaaaaaatgttgggATATGGAGCCAACCTGAGCTGGCAGGTTTGGAGAGCAGAGTGAAGTTACCTCTCCCACATACTACTCACCTGCCACATTGACAATCTCTGTGGTCAAAGAATAATGTCACAGTTACAAAGTCACCCCATGCTCTGGGACACAACATGGAGGACATGTTTTGCTCTCTGTAAAGTTACTGCTTCAGAAACTGATGTCAGATCAAATTGCAATTGATGGATTTTTACTGCAACCAagtaatttatttcattaaaactcGGTGTCCAGGAAAACTTCACTCACAATATTCACACATTGCAGCAGATTGAGTTAGGGGGTAACTCCAGACCTGGACAGAATATATAATGATATATACcgtatatttatatatagataaTGTTTTAGCTAATTAAAAGACACCAAAAAGGTATTTCATCAGACAGGTGAAACATATTCATTTCCAGGTCAGGATAGCTGTAGCAGCAAGGTTTGCATATGCTGAGTTCACAGACTGACCTGGGTAAAGGTGCGTTCCACCACAGTGCCAGCACACAGAACCTGAGACTGGGGCCCTGCTGTCTTTATGTCCTGCAGGTTCTGCTCCCGGATCtataaacaataacattttaaatcaataaataaaaataaacacacagtaaaatcCTGCACAAAAGCAGTACAGAAGTACATAAAGTACAGACAGTAAAAGGATACAAAGATTTATTGAGCGGGACATAGAAACATGACcacaataaaaatcagaaaactgaCTGCAACCACAACTAAAGGAAGACTGTGATACCTTATTTCTCATTTCCAGGACTTCCTTTGGGTTGGTGTTCAGTGGGATGAACTGATTGGCTACGGCAGCCTGGCGCAGTCCATCTTCCTTTGTCCACTGTAAACACCagataaaatgttaaaagaaCAACTAAAACAAGACATACAAATTGACACGCAAACCCAAGCACAAATAACAGGTTTAGACAAAATACTATGCAGGCTTCACAATACAAGAATCATgctgaactgaaatgaacaaAGTTGgataactgtaaaaaaaacaaaaaaaaaggtttggaTGTAAAAAGTGAACCAATGATGATGAGGCACATTCAGGAAAATATGCACAAgcttaatatatatttttaaactggTAGGAAACAAACAGTACATTACTCTGATACTTATTTATCAACCCATGACATTAGATTGTATTTTCCCACTAATGCATTATATCTAATGCAGTCTAGAATGTTTGTCTTCTGCACAAATACCTACCAGAGCAGAGCCTAAATTATATAACAGAGAGCAATAGGGCTGTCCTGTTTCATTTTGTCTATGGGCATATTTTTATTGTCGAACAGagctaaagaaagaaatatcTCAACCCAGGACACTCCCTAACCTTAACTCAAGAGAACTCCTGGGAACATATTTTAGAAAAGAATCTTCTAATGCATTAAAACTAGTTTTCTGATGTAAATACtatttatttaacacaaaaaacactaatAGCTGTATTGCTTGCAAAATATTTCATGaacatattaaatatacaaAGTAGTTGTTTATGATTTGTAAGATTTCAAAGATGTAAAGCACATATGCCTTTAGGAGCATGTATGGTTTATATAGCTCACACTGAACACTGAGGACTGAAACGTGCTTTTGAGATGATCAGTGCTGGAGATGCTCAGACAGAAATGGATGGAAAAACCTACTAAGATGTGGTATATTTGTACtactgaaaacatttgtcatCATCATTGATGTCCTACTGGAaccaaaaacaaatagaaataaCACACTGGTGATGAATTGAAATTATCACAGAATGAGAAAAAGGGTGAAGGGATAAGGGAGGGAGAAGTGAGAAGTGGGGGAGAGTGAGGGGTTGCTGGCTGGGTGACTGAGACGATGAGGCTGGCTTACGAAGCGAGAGTGGCAGTGAGGGGTGAGCTGGCATCACCAAAGTCATTTCCCAGGCTGATACACAACAAGGACGACAGagataaaagagaaacacaccCGAGGACATTTGCCCACGTTGGGACAAAAAGCCATTGTCACAATACTACAAACTAAAATAAGAGTGCATCTTTCCTGCAGAAAGTGAAACCATTTATTATCTTAACTAACATTTTGCTCTTAatgtggaaaaaatattttcacaaagatgttttggTAAACCTGGTAATGCTCAGCATGactgaaggggaaaaaaaaaaaactcaggaCCCATTTCTTCAACCAAACTGAATGAGCAGCGGGTGAATATACAACTCAAATCTTTAGCTTCCATGCACAATATTTTATGTAAACCCTTGTAAACTAAGCATGTAATTTGCAGTGATAAGCATAAGCTCATGACTTTCATTCCTGTTTACTCTAAGCTTGGCTGGTTAGCTGTCAAACCAGAGGCCAGATGAGGGAGGGTTTCTGGATGGAGGTAGCTGGGTTGGGTTGCTTGATTATGAGATGAACATGTAAACACGATATACTCACTGAGAAAGTGTCTCACAACACAACATTTCCTACTTTCCCAACAGGAGATAATTGATTCAAAGGTCAGGACAAAtttaacttctgtttttttttttcttcgaaCAAAATCCACTCATGCAGGCCTTGAGTTGCTCAAAACCATTTTCAGAGTCAAACTTAAGCCAGAAACTAGAGAGAGCAAAAATAatacaggaaacagaaacacacaactgGAAGCAGTTGCAGGTGTTTGAGGGGAAAAAGGAAATCAGAAGAGCAGGCTGCATATCTCCTTTCCCACagaaatatttgctttgttgTATAACCATATTATTTCTTGTTAAATGTCTATACTGCAATGTTTTGCAAATACTCTATACTCTTAGAGCCATGCCACCTCCCTCATTTTTATTCAATAAATGTGAATCTTATCAAATGTCTAATAAATACACTGTTGCGTGCAGTTCTAAACACAAACTAACACTTTGGTTTTTGGCTTACATACTATTTACATCTCACTACACttgcttttctttgtactgtccaCTAACTTATCTTTATGTCTAGAAGTTGATTAACTTAGTTACTGAGAAACAAAACTAATAGTGTGTATTACAAGGTGAACAACAGTGTGGGTATCAGCAACATCACCGTGTCTTGCCACTTGAGGACTCATGCCACACCCCTGCTGCTCGCTCCTCTGGGAAAAACATCAACACCAACAATGCATTTCACTACTACACATGCAGTGGGGCATGCTGTGAGCAGCTGGCCCGGCATCACAAAGGATTAGGAGACGGGGAGGGAAAAAAGGAGTAAAGAGGGTTCACCAAATTATCACAGCTATGCTAAGAAGTAACTAACAGAGCAGAGGTAACTGCATTAGAAAGGCAGGTTAATAGAACATTTAAAATTACAGTGAGAGGGAGTTAAAAAAGGAGCAAAAGGCAGAATTATACTGGCTTCCATTTTAGTCTGCAAGCAGTTACGTAAAAATCTTGAGAAAGATTAGCAGAAAAACTAGACTTTTCCTCCTCACTGTCCCCAGGACCTCAGGATGCCAACCACCTACCCAATTCCACCAACAAGGTAGCTGTAAAATCTATACTATGAACAATAAGGTAGGCACAGACCAAGCAGTTGGTTATACAGCTTGGCACGCAGACACCGGACGAGAGAGACTGCAGCAAGGGTTTGACGTGATCATGTGTTATGTTCGTCCACACCTTTGGCTTCGACTTGGGGCTGGTTCCGTCGGGCCCGTCCTCATAAGGTTCGTCGGGCCGACCGCTAGCATTGAGCCAGCGGGTCTTGTCACGCTGGCCGCGCTGGAAGCTGTGTTTCAGTGGGGATCGAGCACCTGAGTCACTGTCGTCCCCGTATGAGTAACCACCGTGGGCAGAGGGAGCAATCTCCACGTCACTGTACTTTTTAGTTTTGTCTCGCAATGCTGGGCAGCGATAAGGGTAGCCTGTCCTGTAGCCCTgggagacagaaagatagaGAACAACAATAGGAGTTGGGAAAAACATACCGGTGTTGATCTCAGTGCATTCAAAGACTGTACTGCTAAAGCCACACTAAAGGGAACagcaaattttttttctttgtacctACCAAATTGTCAAGCATTCTCATGAGAGCCTCAAACTCCTGCTCCCCAACTTGCCACTTGGGCTGTGTAGAGGACCCGTCACCAGCTAACTCAGGGACCCGTGGACGTGACTTGTATTTCCCTGGGTCCAGCATCACCAGATTATCTGGTCCTCCAGCGCTGGCCAGTGTTCGCACCTGGAAGAAAGGAAGGGgaatacagacagacaaaccacagacagatccagaaaacagaaggaaaaaatgtgGCATGagcacatacgcacacacacacacacacacccaacataACccacataaatacatacaggCATACACATGTAGGACGTGAACATATATAAAGATGTGGAGAGACAAGCGACAAAGACGACTGTTATGAAAAATACAGACTAACATAAAGTGCAAAATGTCACAACACCAAATGGAAATACATGGTTGCCTATGTCATACTATAAAGCCAAATAGCAAAGTGATAATCCAGTTTTGTGACAAACATACAGTAAGATTAAGGTTTAGTCACAACCACCAGCTGACATATCAGAGGTTCTGTGATGTACATAAAGACGTCATTTACATTTAACTGAAGCAACAACAGAATTTTGTCAGTAAAACCACACAGCAAGAtagtaaaatacatttatagtGAGAGTTTAATGCTTTAGGAGATGTTGTAAAGAGAAAACcaccaaaacaaccacagtTAAATTTTTGCTTCAATAATACTGACAGAACTCAGTGTGTCTCTTACCTGGATCTCACAGGCTGTGACCAAGTTGTGGATGTAATAGAAAGCTTCTTCCACTGTTTCACCTACAGAGACCAACCCATGGTTCCTGAGGATGAGTACCTGGCACagaggaaaaatgtaaaatcacaTACAGAAATACTGCTGCTGATGTAATTGATAAAAATACATTGATGTTATGTGTTTTTAAGGTTATAAATTCAGACTTTAGCAGGTTTTATAGTATATTCATACATACTAacaactgttaaaaaaaaaaaaaaaactaccttGCTGTTAGGCCCTAAGTTCCTCTGTATGAGTGTACGTTCTTCCTCGTCCACCAGTATGCCATGGTAGTCATGGTAGGCCACCTCACCCAGAGAGAGAGCCTCAGGTGAGATGGGCAACAGGCCACATTTCATGGCAGACACCTGCAACCAAACAACAGCATATTGCATTAGACCATAATGTGTCTGTTGCTTTCTGTTATGTATAATTGCTGTGTGTACATTGTTCCTTACCGCAGCACCCgcaggtgtgtgtatatggaCTATACACTTGACATCAGGCCGTGCAGCATAGATGGCAGAGTGGAGAATGAACCCGGCCTGATTGACCCCAAGGTTGGTGCTGCCCCGGTCAACTATCTCAGCTTGAAAGTTTATCTTTACCTGGATGGcaggacagacaaaaaaataactaattttCAATCAAGTTTCAATTTGAATGTCTTAGCTCATGTTGACTGGCTTGCTTTGCTGCATTTAATCACACAAGAAGTGAAATAATGTCGAGCAATTTGAAATAACAAGAAAGTGGCATCATTCAATAGTAGAAAAGTACACAAAAAAACTTTAACAGAGACCACCACAGACTCTCACCAGACTGGAAGCAGTGACTTCACTGTACAGGAGCCCAAAAGGGACAACAAGGAAGCGCTCCTGATCCGAACTGACCCTGACCTAAAACACCAGAACAGTCACATTAGATTCCACTGTTAGATGGAAAACTAGCTAACAGTGAAATCAATTAATCAGTCAATTTTTGCCGTTGGCCCACATCACATAATTTAGCCTATAAAGCCCATAACGAATGCATCAGGTGTTTGTCAAGTAGTGGATTAAACAATTTCTTTTAACACAGTTCTTGTTTAATGATGCTTTTATTTCACTTACAGACTCTTCAGCATATATTGCAAACTTCAAAATCAGATCAGTGATTCACACAGCAttataaatatgtgtgttgtAATTATACATTGCACACTGATACTAAAGCCATGCTTCTTTTTAGAAAAagaacacacatttatattaGAGTAGGAGATAAAATGGTTATACAAAAAGCCTCATTGTGAACTGCTGTATGACAAAGAATCTTACTGTTAGGTGATTGTAGATAAGCTCAGACCAGCCAAACAAGTCTGCGAGCCGATAAAAGGCAGCCAGCTTACAGCGAAGCAGCTTCTCGCCCTTGTCGTAGGAGATGGAGTCTGAGCCACGCAGATCATTTACTGGAGTCACCATGCCCAGACctgacagaaacacatgaacacatagaAAGaggtgaaaaaataataataatactactgAGGGAGTAAACCCTCTACCAGGtcaaaaatagataaaatacaGTGCAGTACCAAAAGAAACAAGAACTATGTCTATTCATTGCCAGCAAGGAAAGAAAGTCCCACTTAcagtgataataaaaataagatgATGTCTGCCTACTAGACCTAGAATCTCTGTTCAGAAATTAACTCTGGCATTCATGTATTACTCACTGTGAGCACAAAAACAGCATGGCTGAGTTCAGcatcacacacagtcactctCTGTTCTGCTTACTCATGTTGAGCGCCGCCATGCCTCCTTGTGGTGCGGCGGGATACATGGAAGGCATGCTAGTGGTCATGAAGTCTGCGATCTGCTGCAGGGCCAACAGGCTCGTAGGCGTCTTCCCCTTCTTTAGCTGGTCCTGGATCATTGTCTCCAGTTCCTCGCAGAATGCCTTCCGGTCAAtgacgcacacaaacacatagaggTGCAATGacccaaaaacaacagaaagagaaaaaaacagatactTATAGAATCAAGCTATAGAACCAATATACTATATAGCCAAtaagaaatgcattttaagagcagactgatttaaaaaaaaggatgcacattaattaaaatattacaaaGTAATTGACAGCGTGTTCATCCTAATTTAAGGTTTAAAAGTATCGAAATCTGAAAAGAACTTGTAAGGTATAGCGGAATAAAGGGCAGAGACACAGGCACAGCCACACACATCAGCTGTACATAATTTaattcaactgtacatgtggtTGAGAAATAAAAAGGTAATAAAAAGTGACAGCTTGACATCTTTCTCTGCACTGTCCTGAGCTTAAAGTAAAAGCCTTTAAAGCTCCATTCTAGGCCTTTTCCAGGACCTACAATACAGCAGTGCCTTTCAAAACATATAATGGGGTTCAGTTCTCTGTCCTGAGCAAACACACTGTTATGAATGAACCAGATCCATCATGTGATGTTGTGAGGGCTGATGTCTTTAAACCAAAGGAGCCTAATCAGATTTAAAAATGCCAAGTTTGGCCTATTGCATTTATCAACAGTGAACACGGTATTTTGTCAGGTAATGCAGCGAATGTATAGCAAATGTAGTTTTGTGTGTTAAAGGGCTGCTACATGCTACACAAACATCTGTTCCACTGACCGGGCTCTGTAGGATCATGGACACcctctttctctgctccatcatgTTGAAGTCCTGCCGCAGGTCAGGCGCCATGTTCCTTTCCCTCTGGTACTCTGGACTGCTCTCATCCACCCGGTCGAAGTACCGCTCCTTGTGGGGGGCTGTGGTGGGAGGGGGAGCCGTCACCACTCCGGCACTTGAGTCACCGTTCATCCTGGGCTGGCCTCCTGTAAAAGGAGAAGCAACAATAACCTTAAACTGCTTTGTAACAACATtatcacctttttctttttgtttgtccaaataacttgaaaataaaacataataccAGAGAGTTAAGATTTAAAATTTCATTCTATCTCAGCTTTAAACTATGTACAATTATAGAAAGCCTCCTTCTTAAAAGTGTAGAAGAAATCCATAGTTATcattaataagaaaatatgaAGACAATAAGATGATAATAGAGGAAACACTGGGAAGTTTTTCCTTTATAGATAAGGAAATGAGCTCATTAGACAAGAAAGCCCATCACACAGACCACACTCTCCCCTGTTTCCTGTCATGGACATGTGACTGCTCTTCCCAGCTCAGaggtttttattgatttctaCAATGTGTTTCCTGGAATCACAACACCACCCAAGTGTCAAGCCCaggcaaagaagaagaaggaaaaaaaaactggaagtACGGACACTTACTTTTAAAATTCAGCCTGAAAACATTGGAACCAAAAATTGTACAATGTACACAAGAAGTGCAACAAGTACTTCTATGTTTGATTAATGTACAGATCATTTCTTCAATATGTCAGAAAGTGGTGTAAAAAACATCCATCAATTCAGCCAAGTCCAAGGTTATATCTATTTAGTTTTTCGTTCCAGAcagaaatattataatatatatatggatatattttatattttttctgtgatatAAAGTGTGTATTTGAAAGGCTCAAAACAGCCATTCTTGTAGAAATTTAGCCCAAGTATTTATTGGCAAGCAATTAATTTACTGCAAATTTCTAACCAAATAGTCACTGTATTCAGACATCATCTCAATACaaacatctgaaaacatcaCCTTGATCTTAGTATCATCTGGAATTTCACAAACAAAaccataatgaaaataacagatGATTGCAGCTAGCTCAGATGTCAGCACATGTTCCACTGAACTGCTGCCCTAAAACAGTTACCTAACAACAACAGAGAGTGATTTAGGGACataaagagcagagagagagagatttccAATCGATCCATGTCCATCCAGGTGGCTAGGTGTACTGGAGGATAAACACTCCTCACCTGCCTGTCACAGCACAGACTACTCAAGCTCTGGCTCTGAAGGACACAAACAGACCTGCAAGCACAGAAAAACGTGTGTGCAAGCATGCATGAGTAATGAGAGGGGTGCTCTGGCAGAAGCTGATGCAGTCCATTAGTCTACATCAATACAAATGTTCAGCTGAAACTACCATGACAACTGCAGACCAAGCCCAAAGCATCCAGTATCACACAGTGCTGCCCGACTCTCTTTTGGCTTCGCCTGCTTTTATTGGTGTTCTGAGATCTTCCATAAAATCAGACCCAAACTTTTCACAAATCTCTCGTGACCTGCTCCAGTcaaggtttttgtgttttcatgctgtttgGTTAATTCTAAgccattaatatttttttctgttttgatccCAACCTTTTTACCTTCTTCTCTTTGgtgtctcctctctgctgtgATCAAGAAATAAAACCCCAATCTGCATACTCTCTGCAATCATTCAGCAAGGAAAACTCTGTTCTCCATTAATCATGACTAGGGTACCAGttattgacagaaaaataaggACATTTGCAATTAGCTCAGGTCACTCATTTGGTAGGAAGAAAGTCCCAATCCTGGACCTGTTATTATGACAACTGCACCCccaagatataaaaatatacacgGATTAGTGTGATGTAATGTCAGCAAATTCATGTCCACAAACTGAGATGCACATCACAACCTGCCACATGTAAGTCACAGTATGTCAAACACAGCAAGGTTAAGGTACATGACAACTCTGCATCCTCCGCAAAAGACTGACCCATGTCAGCCTGGTTTACAGGCGGAAGGCCTTAATGCTTCGACACAGACAGCCAGGTCTTATTCTGTTTGGTTGACCTTGTTTACACTGTAAATTGTCTGCCTGTCTATGTTGGTGTTTACTGCTAGGGGCAACAAGGCGAAACAAACGTGTCTGCTGACAAACAAGTGACAAATCCCTGAAGGATTGAGGCTGTTCTGTTACTATTGAcctctcttttgtttttatagtaGGCATGCTTGGAGTAATTCAGAAATCCATTTGAgagttaaaacattttcactaaTGTAGCCAAGGACATCTGCTCTAACTGATATAATGATTGGGGCAGGTAGAGATGTCTTATGTGGTTTAGGACTGAAACTAACGGTTATTATAAATGATTATTAGCAATCTGATCATTATTTTCTTGACTAATCAACTAGTTGTTTTACCTATAAAAtgctcaaaacacaaacatgtttttaggcAACTTCTGCAAAAGTCTTGTCCATCCAAAACCCAACTGTCTGTAAAGGGTACCATTAGTCCAACACTGCAGTGCACACTACCACAAAATCTGCAAATACTCTGGGTGAATGAAAGTAACAGTTTTAGCATTTCTACAACTGCAATGAGGAGAAAGAACAACTCTAGTGTATCTGAAGTTCATGTGAACTATGCCAAAACAAGTCAGTTGtttatttctgacaaagtaCCAATAACAGTGTCTGTAGATGCAGGAAGCTTCCTCCAACTATGCACAATGTTGTCATCTCAGAAGCACAGGCACCCCCGCCTCACCAGACCCCCTGTTTCTAATCTCTCCTCAGAAATGTAGGTGCAAGGGCTCAGCAAGCTACTGTTAAAGTGTGCAATCTCCATGGAAACCAAATGCATTACCATGGCAACACGGGGCATCCTTTAAAGACTACTGTTATGTAAGCTATAGGCCAGCATCACACTGCGAGCCAGGCAGTGTTACAAGGCGCAAACCTTCAAACTAATGTGTTACTCACGGACAATAGATTCAAAACAACAGGGCCTATTCAGTGACAGTATGTCATTCCTACAAATGTGATGTACACTTAATAGTAAATGGCAATGGAAATCAAACACCGCACTTTATGGATCACTGaactaatcaataaaattaCGCCAGTTCAAAATGTTACAAAGCTCATAGGAATTACACAGAATGCGACTGATGTGAAGGACTTATATTTTATCACGACTTTACAAATGTATGCAAATATAAAACTCAGTTCCGTAAATCTCACTATGTTTCACTGACAGGAAGATTTCCTGCCATACTACACTGGGACAAGTTAAGGCAACCAGAAATTGCTCAACTCTTCCACTTGAACCCTCTTTAAAATACATAGAAAATACATAACAAAATAAGGAATGCAATAATGGCTTTAATGAAATATCTTGTGATGGCCTGTCTCCCTTTGAGGCAAATTTACCCTTGCTTTCACAACCACACACTTTAAATAATCTGTATTGGAAAGTACCCTGTCCTGTGTGAGCGGAACCATGGGTGTGTCTAAAGCTGCAACTAATGCAGCAACACCCTCATTTGTTGGGGATTTTATGGCAGCTCTTAGTGTCAGTGTCTGTCCTGACCAGAGCTCTGGGCCCTGTAGGTTTGGAAAAAAGCAtgcacaaacaaactgaaaaagcCAGGAGCGACCTGGTGTGGATGAAGCTGATACATCAGCTGACTGTGTGCATCTCCTTTATCATACACTTTCATTAGACCTTAGTCATGTTACTCTGCAAAAGTATCTGTaccaacataaaaacaaagtcatctCAGTCCTAAACTGATGTCACAGAATGTGGCTTGACTCATTTAGGCATAGTATTTTTAGAATTGCACAGGAATATTGTCATTCATCTATTTTGAGTGAGAAAATCAGGTAAGAAATTGTTTTTGGATAAAAGCAATCAAAAGAGTCTAcagcctgcagctctgtgaggctgcgTTTTATTACAAAACTCTGATCAGCCTACAAACATGTGCAAAACtacattattaacattataATTTTCGTGCATTAACACATCAACAACTAATTATGGTTGGGGTTTACACAAAGGACAGCAGACAGATGTGTTGAACTTGCAGTGACACCAgatacagatgtttctgtcCTCCACAGAGGCagctatgaggcaacagtgagtttaaaaaaagcaacaacaacaaaaaagagaTATTATTTAAAGAGCACCAGACTGTGTGCACTTACATGGTGCCTAGCTCTTTGTAAAGGCATACGCTGCACATATTTCAGTGCTATCTTTATTCTCATTTGAGGGACGGAAGCCTGCACTAAAAACTCTCTGCAGAGATCCATTTAATTCTTTCCAAGAATATGCCAATCAAGCAATCTCCAGTGAAAAGATCATTATGCTTGTTAAAATAATCGGTCTTGATGTCTTGCTGGTCTTtgggtaaatgtgtgtgtgtacagttgGTGTTTCAAGCATTTTTCAGGCATTCAAGAGAAGCACTCAGACAAAGCTCTTTATAACCCTGAGCTGGATGCCTGTCATTACTGGGGATGAAGAATccactgtgtatgtgcatgtcagACCCTAACAGTGGCAGGAATGCATTAGGTGTCATTTTAACACTGCCCTTGTGCACCAGACTTTAATTGACACAGAAAAGTTCCAGTGTAATTTACAACATGAGCTAAGTGCAGAAGaacaaaaatacagcattttaaGTGTGCAGGCAACAATACATGTACACATTTCCAAGCTCAATGTTCAAACCCTATTGTGCAGAAACATGGTGAAGAAGATTCAAAGACACTTTGTCCAGTTTGTTTTCCACcctataataaaacaaatgtgccCAACATTGATTATAGTCCCAAAAAACAACGTGTTACACAAGAAAACTATCACATCAGAAGACACAAACAACTTTTTTAATTAACAGTAAGTGAGCTTCACCATCAGAGAAACTATCAGCATGCCGCTGAGCGCAGAGACCAGGCGACCTGCTGTGTTGTATTAGAGTTTGAGGACAGCGGTTCGGGGTTTATCTGATTGCCACATGTCATACGGGACAGTGTGGTGGTAGATCGCTCTCTGAAATAACACATCCCTCCCTGTACAGCTTCCCCTAGTCTCACACTCTGGCCTGTGCTAtcatgtgtgcatctgtgtagCATAATGCTGACGAAATATTTGACCCAAACATAGCTACATATATTGACATGATCGTAAGTGATCATGGTATGAATGGTATGAATGAAAGTTTAAGAATGACTGTTTTTACATccttaacttaaaaaaaaaagtgatcacatatgaggaggaaggaaggaaagagtgAAGTAAGAGTGAAATGGATGTGAAATGAGGAACACATTTTCAGCTGCACTGCAGTCAAGGGTGTGGGCGTGAGGAGTGGgagtaaaacaaacacagagctctGTATGTAGAATgagtgtatatgcatgtgtgtagtagtgtggtgtgtgtgtgtggatgatgGCAACATGGAGCCAGACAAAGCTACTTCCATTGGGACTTTCACTCATTCTAACAGAATTACCAAATCAGGGGAGTGACTATCC
Proteins encoded in this window:
- the add1 gene encoding alpha-adducin isoform X1 — translated: MNGDSSAGVVTAPPPTTAPHKERYFDRVDESSPEYQRERNMAPDLRQDFNMMEQRKRVSMILQSPAFCEELETMIQDQLKKGKTPTSLLALQQIADFMTTSMPSMYPAAPQGGMAALNMSLGMVTPVNDLRGSDSISYDKGEKLLRCKLAAFYRLADLFGWSELIYNHLTVRVSSDQERFLVVPFGLLYSEVTASSLVKINFQAEIVDRGSTNLGVNQAGFILHSAIYAARPDVKCIVHIHTPAGAAVSAMKCGLLPISPEALSLGEVAYHDYHGILVDEEERTLIQRNLGPNSKVLILRNHGLVSVGETVEEAFYYIHNLVTACEIQVRTLASAGGPDNLVMLDPGKYKSRPRVPELAGDGSSTQPKWQVGEQEFEALMRMLDNLGYRTGYPYRCPALRDKTKKYSDVEIAPSAHGGYSYGDDSDSGARSPLKHSFQRGQRDKTRWLNASGRPDEPYEDGPDGTSPKSKPKWTKEDGLRQAAVANQFIPLNTNPKEVLEMRNKIREQNLQDIKTAGPQSQVLCAGTVVERTFTQDAPLSDCTDTIDGLDVSEGSYSPAKSIRKGELVTASKAIIEKEYQPKVIVSKKGPNPFTTLTDQELEEYRREVEQKQKGTEVQGQDTSREGSASSVSCPESETVLRGQASVSTALQSAADSPSLDSLEKAPTPAPTPATPASEQGSSSPGLSSEPGQVQGGADSTEAVTDDVFMTADEVFSAPDSPHKEFHCAVVRALSKEPSLIQADQAPDPEQLVEPEEAPQGQKATTTPPSTPVRAEEESLPEQTYKDESDAATLRQTLPDLTPDDPSDAPALPAEESASAPATADAAEGEEPADAGDQEGDESPSKSPSKKKKKFRTPSFLKKNKKKTES
- the add1 gene encoding alpha-adducin isoform X10 yields the protein MNGDSSAGVVTAPPPTTAPHKERYFDRVDESSPEYQRERNMAPDLRQDFNMMEQRKRVSMILQSPAFCEELETMIQDQLKKGKTPTSLLALQQIADFMTTSMPSMYPAAPQGGMAALNMSLGMVTPVNDLRGSDSISYDKGEKLLRCKLAAFYRLADLFGWSELIYNHLTVRVSSDQERFLVVPFGLLYSEVTASSLVKINFQAEIVDRGSTNLGVNQAGFILHSAIYAARPDVKCIVHIHTPAGAAVSAMKCGLLPISPEALSLGEVAYHDYHGILVDEEERTLIQRNLGPNSKVLILRNHGLVSVGETVEEAFYYIHNLVTACEIQVRTLASAGGPDNLVMLDPGKYKSRPRVPELAGDGSSTQPKWQVGEQEFEALMRMLDNLGYRTGYPYRCPALRDKTKKYSDVEIAPSAHGGYSYGDDSDSGARSPLKHSFQRGQRDKTRWLNASGRPDEPYEDGPDGTSPKSKPKWTKEDGLRQAAVANQFIPLNTNPKEVLEMRNKIREQNLQDIKTAGPQSQVLCAGTVVERTFTQDAPLSDCTDTIDGLDVSEGSYSPAKSIRKGELVTASKAIIEKEYQPKVIVSKKGPNPFTTLTDQELEEYRREVEQKQKGTEDDT
- the add1 gene encoding alpha-adducin isoform X8; translation: MNGDSSAGVVTAPPPTTAPHKERYFDRVDESSPEYQRERNMAPDLRQDFNMMEQRKRVSMILQSPAFCEELETMIQDQLKKGKTPTSLLALQQIADFMTTSMPSMYPAAPQGGMAALNMSLGMVTPVNDLRGSDSISYDKGEKLLRCKLAAFYRLADLFGWSELIYNHLTVRVSSDQERFLVVPFGLLYSEVTASSLVKINFQAEIVDRGSTNLGVNQAGFILHSAIYAARPDVKCIVHIHTPAGAAVSAMKCGLLPISPEALSLGEVAYHDYHGILVDEEERTLIQRNLGPNSKVLILRNHGLVSVGETVEEAFYYIHNLVTACEIQVRTLASAGGPDNLVMLDPGKYKSRPRVPELAGDGSSTQPKWQVGEQEFEALMRMLDNLGYRTGYPYRCPALRDKTKKYSDVEIAPSAHGGYSYGDDSDSGARSPLKHSFQRGQRDKTRWLNASGRPDEPYEDGPDGTSPKSKPKWTKEDGLRQAAVANQFIPLNTNPKEVLEMRNKIREQNLQDIKTAGPQSQVLCAGTVVERTFTQDAPLSDCTDTIDGLDVSEGSYSPAKSIRKGELVTASKAIIEKEYQPKVIVSKKGPNPFTTLTDQELEEYRREVEQKQKGTEDPEQLVEPEEAPQGQKATTTPPSTPVRAEEDEPFTRVQMNKGTALIKISLFKGRVFAGTNL